A window of Desulfovibrio sp. TomC genomic DNA:
TGACCATTTTAAGGACCTTGGCCGAAAGCACCTGGTCCATGCTGATAAGTTTGGCCACCTGCTCGGTGGTGGAGTCCGGACGTTCGACGAGTTTGGACACCTCTTCAAGCACCTTGGGCAGGGTGGGCAGGTCGCGGACGGCCAGGATGCGGTCCTTGCGCTCGGTACGCAGATCCTCGGCCATGTCAGGCGTCCTTGGGCTTGGGAGTGTTGTCGACTTCCGGAGCGGCTTCGGACTGGCTGGCGGCCCGGGCGGCCCGGGCGGCCTCGGCCAGGGCGGCGCTGGCCGCAGCCTTCATGCGGAAATAATGGTCCACCAGACGCTTGATCTGGCCCATCCACTTGTCGTCAGGAAATCGTCGAAAAAGGTAGTCCAGACGTTCCAGGCGTTTGTCATAGGACGTGGTGCCCGGTTGCCCGTCGAGCTTGACCGGCTCCCCTTCCACCACCACATGGGTGATGCCCATGGAATCGAACCGATCCAAAATGCCCTGGGACAATTCGGAACCGGCTCCGGCCACGGCAATGCCGTCAGGCCGGGTCACGGGTTTGGCCAGGGTCATGCCCGGCTTGGCCAGGGTCAGGGGAATCTTTTGCATGGTCCGGGTTATCCTTGCGCTTCACCGGTGTAGTACATGCCCGGCCATTTCCGCACAAGACCCTTGAGTTCCAGCAGGACGAGCGCACTGCTCAAATCCTTGGCGGCCACGGACAAGACCGTGCCCATGGCGTCGATGTGGTGCTTGGCCCCGTCGGCCAAGAGCGTCAGGACGCCGGCCTCCACCGACCCAAGCCCCTCGGGCAGGCCCGGAGCCGGCCGGGAGGCAGGCCTGGGGGCCAAAAGTCCGGCCGGTCCGGCCTGGGGAGCCGCTTTGGCCCCAGCCGGGGAAGCCCTTCTGGGAGCCGGCCGAGGGGCTGGAGCCGCGACTGAGGCCGGGGCCGGCGTCCTGGCCGGGCGTCCCGGCGGCACGGGACGGGGGGCGTCCACATAGGGCGCCAGCTCCCGGGCCAGACCGGACACGATGTCCCCGGCCGACTGCACCAGCCGCGCCCCCTGGGAAAGCAGGGCGTGGCAGCCGGAAAAGGTCGGCAGGTTGACCGGCCCGGGCAGGGCAAAGACCTCGCGCCCCTGTTCCAGGGCCAGACGGGCGGTGATGAGGCTGCCGGAACGGTCGGCCGCCTCCACCACCATGACGCCCAGGGACAGGCCGGCGATGATGCGGTTTCTGACCGGAAAATTGGCGGCCCGGGGCGGGGTGCCCGGGGCGAATTCGCTGATAATGGCCCCGCCGGCGGCCAGCTCCCGCCACACGTCGAGATTGGCGTCGGGGTAGACCAGATCGAGGCCGGTGCCGAGAACCGCCACCGACCGGCCCGGCCCGGCCAAGCCGCCGAGATGGGCCTGCCGGTCGATGCCGTAGGCCAACCCGGAGACCACGGTGATGCCGGCCGCAGACAGGCCCACGGCGAAATCGTAGGCTGCGCCGAAGCCGTAGCGCGAACACTGGCGCGCCCCGACCATGGCCACGCAGGGGCCGGCCAAAAGACACGCGTCGCCGATGACGTAAAGGACAGCCGGCGGATCAGGCAGCTCACGCAGCCGCGAGGGATAGGCGGCATGAAAATACGGCAGCGGGGTCAGCCCCTTGGCCGCAGCGGCCGACAATTCGGCCTCGGCCGCCGGGGTGGTCAGGCCCCGGGCCAGGGAACCGGCGGCGGCATCGTCGCACAGCCCTTGCGGACCAAACGAACGAGCCTCGGCCAGGGCGGCGACCGCACTGGGGTAGCGGTCGAAAATGCGTTTGATGGTGCGCGGCCCGACGCCGGCCTGATGGCGCAGGCGCAGGCAGGCCAGGCATTCGGCCACGAACCCTGCGTCGGCGGTCCAGGCCTCCGGGGGGGCGCTCGGCACAACCGGGTCGGTCATTTGGGCAGGGCCTGGAGCTTCTGGCGGGCCACGCCGGCGAGTTCGGCATTGGGATAGTCTTTGAGATAGCGTTCCAGGCTGGCCCGGGCCGCCGGCACATCCCCGGCCTTTTCCTGGGCCATGGCCATCTTATAGAGCGAATCCGCGGCCTTGTGATGGCCGGGCCAGCCCTTGGCCACCTTGTCGAAATCCGCGATGGCGGTCTGGTAATCACCCCGGGCAAAGGCCCCTTCGCCAACCCAATACAGGGCATTGGGCGTGAGGGGGCTGGCGGGATTGGCGGCCAGAAACTGGTCAAAGGCGGCCTTGGCCTCGGCTGCGCGGCCGTTGATAGCCAGTTGCAAGGCTCTGTTATACTCGGCTTTCTGGGCCGGGGTGGCTGTATCAGCATAGCCTGGGGCGGGGCCGGACCCCTTGGAGCCCGGCGTCGCGGCCGGTTCCTCGGCCTTTGGCCCTGGCGGCGTCTCGGCCGCAACCGGCGACGGCGCGGCCGCGGCAGGAGCGGCAGTCGGAACAGTCGGGGACGGTGGCGTCGCTTGAGCAGCCGCAGGCGCTTGAGCCGTCGCAACCGGGGCGGTAGCCGGCCTTGGTCCCGGCCCGGCCTCGACGCGATCCGCAGCTATGGCCGCTTCCGGGGTGGCCGGCGTCTCGGGCGGACCGACCCGGCCGCCATGCCGGCCGCGCATCTCGGCAGCCGAGGGAGGAGGCGTGGAGCGTGTGGCCGCAGCGGGCGCCGGCCGGGGCGGCAGGCCGTTTGGCTGACCAGCCGGAGCTCCCATGGCCGGGCTATGGCCGCCGGGTGCGCCAGGGACGCCCGGACCCGGCGCGCCCGGGACAGCCGGGGACGGCTCGGCAGCGGCGGCAGCGGCAGTTGCCGGCTCCGGCGCGACCGCCTCGCCGGGATGGGCAAAGCCGACGCCAAGCGCACTGCCCCTGGCCCCGGGGGCCGGCAGTTTGACGCCCTGGCCTTCGAGAACCGTGCGGATTGCACCCAGTTGTTTATGGATATCGGCCAGTTTGGCGTCGTTTTGCTGCTGCTGCCCGGAGAGGGCCTTGAGATCGTCCTGGGCTTTTTGCAGATTGGCTTCAATGGCCTTGAGGCGAAAATCCTCGCTGCCCTTGCCCACAGCAAGCGTATTGCCCGGCCCGCAAGCACCAAGCAGGCCGGTCAGGCACAGGGCAACCAGCCCCATAAGCAGTGTCGTACGCTTCATGGACGCATCAATCCTAACGCTTTACATCCTTTCACGTTCCACCAGCAACTACGTCACAGGGCCGCTTTTCGCAAGCCGATTCTTGGTCAATGCCGACACAGCCGCCCGGCTTTGTTGCATCTCTCGCAAAATTAGGGCAAAAGCCGTCTGCAAAGCCGGT
This region includes:
- the dprA gene encoding DNA-processing protein DprA; its protein translation is MTDPVVPSAPPEAWTADAGFVAECLACLRLRHQAGVGPRTIKRIFDRYPSAVAALAEARSFGPQGLCDDAAAGSLARGLTTPAAEAELSAAAAKGLTPLPYFHAAYPSRLRELPDPPAVLYVIGDACLLAGPCVAMVGARQCSRYGFGAAYDFAVGLSAAGITVVSGLAYGIDRQAHLGGLAGPGRSVAVLGTGLDLVYPDANLDVWRELAAGGAIISEFAPGTPPRAANFPVRNRIIAGLSLGVMVVEAADRSGSLITARLALEQGREVFALPGPVNLPTFSGCHALLSQGARLVQSAGDIVSGLARELAPYVDAPRPVPPGRPARTPAPASVAAPAPRPAPRRASPAGAKAAPQAGPAGLLAPRPASRPAPGLPEGLGSVEAGVLTLLADGAKHHIDAMGTVLSVAAKDLSSALVLLELKGLVRKWPGMYYTGEAQG
- the ybgF gene encoding tol-pal system protein YbgF, coding for MKRTTLLMGLVALCLTGLLGACGPGNTLAVGKGSEDFRLKAIEANLQKAQDDLKALSGQQQQNDAKLADIHKQLGAIRTVLEGQGVKLPAPGARGSALGVGFAHPGEAVAPEPATAAAAAAEPSPAVPGAPGPGVPGAPGGHSPAMGAPAGQPNGLPPRPAPAAATRSTPPPSAAEMRGRHGGRVGPPETPATPEAAIAADRVEAGPGPRPATAPVATAQAPAAAQATPPSPTVPTAAPAAAAPSPVAAETPPGPKAEEPAATPGSKGSGPAPGYADTATPAQKAEYNRALQLAINGRAAEAKAAFDQFLAANPASPLTPNALYWVGEGAFARGDYQTAIADFDKVAKGWPGHHKAADSLYKMAMAQEKAGDVPAARASLERYLKDYPNAELAGVARQKLQALPK